A window of Gudongella oleilytica genomic DNA:
CAGCATCAACTGCTCCATGGTAGTTGTAGAGCTTATAGTCTCTTTCCGTAAGCTTGTTGATCTCATCCATGTAGCCTTGCACGATTTCAGGAACAGCATCATAGTACTTATTTATGGCTTCGCGCATTTGGAAGAATACGTCTGGGTTTTGAGTAGTCCCCCTAAGAACGGGACGATTTGGGCTTAATGCATTATCTCTAAACGCCTTGACTGCATCCATATCCACTAGCCTGGAAAGCTCTTCATATTCCAATACTTCTATCTTTTGGACCTCATGAGATGTTCTGAACCCGTCGAAAAAGTGTAATACCGGTATACGGGATTTTATTGCACTAAGATGAGCAACTGCCGCCAGATCCATTACCTGCTGTACGCTGCTGGATGCAAGCAGAGTAAAGCCTGTTTGTCTGGTTGCCATGACATCCTGATGATCCCCGAAGATACTAAGCGCATTGGATGCCAGTGACCTTGCACTTACATGGAATACCGCGGGAAGAAGCTCTCCTGCAACCTTGTACATATTTGGTATCATCAGTAGAAGCCCTTGTGATGCTGTATATGTAGATGTGAGAGCTCCTGCCTGGAGTGAACCGTGAAGAGTCCCTGCTGCTCCACCCTCGGACTGCATTTCCTTGACCAACACAGTATCTCCAAATATGTTCCTTCTGCCGTTTGAGGACCATTCGTCTACTAATCCGGCCATTTGTGAGGAAGGTGTAATGGGGTATATTGCCGCAACATCAGTAAATGCATAGGATGCATATGCTGCCGCAGTATTTCCATCCATTGCTTCTGTTCTTCTTGCCATTAATGATCACCTCTATCCTTTCTATTTGTTATCATCGATTCCAGCGATATTTTTAGCCAGCTGCTTCTTCTGCTCCAAATCACTCTGTCTTGATATCATTATCCTTTGGGCCTGTGGAGAACCCGCTCCATGCATGGATTCTGTCCTATAACCAACTGCTGCAGTACCTAAGGTCATATTCTCTATAAGCCTAAGGATCCTCATTCTGTTTTCTGTTGGAACTGGTGCTGCTCCCTGAAGATACTTCTCTATGTATTTGCCAAGCACCGGATCACGCAGATCCTTTTCTGATGGCATAGTGACCATCAATCCACCGGCAATGTCCTCAGACAGCCTTGAGATCTCATATGGGAATCTGGTTACATTTTGCTTGCACACATTAGCAAGGAGCATATCTATCAAATAGTTTCCTGCTGCTGTCGGGCACCCTTCTGCAGAGCATGCGATCCCGCAGCTATAGATAGTCTCGTTCAAATGGGTCATTTCAATGAGCTTATCCTTGATGTGTGATGCCTTTTGTGCTCCGTTGTACTCAGCGGCCAGCGCTGCAGCACCTATGAGGACATCCCCTACTCCTACCTTGCAGCCACCGTAGCTTTGTCTGTGGTATCCTGCGAAGCGTTCCACCAGCATCCCTGCAAAATCAGTTTCACCATTCAGGAATATCCTTTCATTTGGAACAAATACATCTTCGAAAATCATAAGTGCTTCATGTCCGCCAAAATTTTTGTTCCCCAAATCTATGTCTGCATCCTCCTCCAGCTTTCTGGTATCACAGGATTGACGTCCGTAGATTATAATTATTCCTTCAGTATCTGAAGGTACAGAAAAGGCTATAGCATAATCCTTATCTTTATCTTTAAGGGATATCGTTGGCATGACAACAACCTCATGTGAGTTGACAATGCCAGTCTGATGTACCTTGGCTCCCCTTACAACTACTCCATCCTTCCTTCTTTCAACTACCCTCAGATACATATCAGGATCGTTCTGTTCTGATGGGCCTAAGCTTCTGTTGCCCTTAGGATCGGTCATAGCTCCGTCAACTGTATAGTCATTTTCCTGGATCATAGTCCAATACTTTTTAAAGTTCTCGAAATAATTAGTTCCATATGCCTGATCCACTTCGAAGGCAGTACTGTAAATTGCGTTTGCAGCGTCAAGTCCAACGCATCTTTGGAAACAGGATGCGGTTTTTTGACCAAGCATTCTTTGCATTTTGACCTTCTTTACAAGATCCTCAGTACTTTGATGCAAGTGGGTGAATCTGTTAACTTTATTACCTGTCAGGTTTGAAACAGCAGTCATTAGATCCTCATACTCAGGTTGCTGGGCCATTTCATAGGTCATTGCCACTGAGTTCATTGAAGGTTTTATCATTGGATGGTCCACAGGGTTCTCAACCCTCTCTCCAAACATGTAAACATTGAGATTTAACTTCCTTAAGCTTTCAATATACTGCTGTCGGGTCATTAAAGTCATATTGGTCACTTCCTTTCTTTTAGTAAAAAACTTCTGTATTATGTATAAGCAATATCCATGCCAATATGTATTATTTTTAGCAATCTTGTTTACAAATGCAAACATTGATATTTCATGCGTTACAGAGAATGAAACGAATAGATGGATCCAAATATAATATTTCGTCAGGATTGTTGAACCGTTATTGAAGTTATCTGATTGACTTTCGGTTCATTAACATATATCCTTTATTAAAATAAGGTATGAAAGGTGGAATTGGAATGAGTTATCTTTACAATACTAAACAATATTTGCAGTATACCTTCTTAATGGATAGAAATAGCACGATTTATCCTTGCGATGAAGCAGGCAACAGCTTTCTAAGGGATAATACCTTTGATTTGATACACTCACATATCCAGGGGATCAAGCTATCAGGAGTCATAACAAATACAACAATAATCTTTGAAAATAACAGCTATAACCTGAGAGTAATACCCTTTGATAATCTCTCCGAGGATTTTAGGGAGGACTACTTTGACAATGTCGATTTGGAGTATGTAATCACCCTTCAAAATCAGGCAATATTTGCCGATGTGATCCATGCGATGAATCATGTACACTTTCACAAGAATTACTTTGATACGATCCTCGATTCATACTCAGACGGTATATTCATTACGGCTGCTGACGGAACCGCCACCTATCTGAATAGCACTTATGAGGAGCTTACAGGTATGAATCGTGAGCAGATCATCGGGAAGAAGGTATACGACCTGGAAACTGCAGGATATTTTACTCCATTGGTCACTCCGACAGTCCTTAAAACGAATCAAGTGGTAACTGTTTTCCAGAGGTTTAAGACCGACAAGTTTGCATTCATAACCGGTACTCCCATTTATAACAACCTTGGTGAACCAGTATTGATACTTATTTGTGCAAATGCCTTCGAGTATGCTAATTCAATAAAAAAGTCCCAATATTCATGGGACACTCCTGCACCTATCTCGATGCAGCTTTATGAGGACAGCTCGATAGATATAATAGCCGAAAGCGTTGAGATGAGACATGCACTACAGGATGCTTTCCGGATTGCGGCATATGATGTCCATGTCCTGATACTTGGGGATTCTGGCACAGGAAAGGAAGTAGTGTCTTCTCTTATACATACATCAAGTAAAAGAAGACAACAGCCATTCTTAAAGATAAATTGCAGCAATCTTTCCCCAACACTTCTTGAGTCGGAGTTGTTTGGCTATGAAGCTGGGTCATTCACAGGGGCCTTAAACAAGGGGAAGCCAGGTCTGCTTGAGATTGCCGGAAAAGGGACAGTGTTGTTGGATGAGATAGGTGAAATGTCAACTCAGCTTCAGGCTAAGCTTCTTCGTGTTCTACAGAGTG
This region includes:
- a CDS encoding 4-hydroxyphenylacetate 3-hydroxylase family protein, producing MTLMTRQQYIESLRKLNLNVYMFGERVENPVDHPMIKPSMNSVAMTYEMAQQPEYEDLMTAVSNLTGNKVNRFTHLHQSTEDLVKKVKMQRMLGQKTASCFQRCVGLDAANAIYSTAFEVDQAYGTNYFENFKKYWTMIQENDYTVDGAMTDPKGNRSLGPSEQNDPDMYLRVVERRKDGVVVRGAKVHQTGIVNSHEVVVMPTISLKDKDKDYAIAFSVPSDTEGIIIIYGRQSCDTRKLEEDADIDLGNKNFGGHEALMIFEDVFVPNERIFLNGETDFAGMLVERFAGYHRQSYGGCKVGVGDVLIGAAALAAEYNGAQKASHIKDKLIEMTHLNETIYSCGIACSAEGCPTAAGNYLIDMLLANVCKQNVTRFPYEISRLSEDIAGGLMVTMPSEKDLRDPVLGKYIEKYLQGAAPVPTENRMRILRLIENMTLGTAAVGYRTESMHGAGSPQAQRIMISRQSDLEQKKQLAKNIAGIDDNK
- a CDS encoding sigma-54 interaction domain-containing protein, which gives rise to MSYLYNTKQYLQYTFLMDRNSTIYPCDEAGNSFLRDNTFDLIHSHIQGIKLSGVITNTTIIFENNSYNLRVIPFDNLSEDFREDYFDNVDLEYVITLQNQAIFADVIHAMNHVHFHKNYFDTILDSYSDGIFITAADGTATYLNSTYEELTGMNREQIIGKKVYDLETAGYFTPLVTPTVLKTNQVVTVFQRFKTDKFAFITGTPIYNNLGEPVLILICANAFEYANSIKKSQYSWDTPAPISMQLYEDSSIDIIAESVEMRHALQDAFRIAAYDVHVLILGDSGTGKEVVSSLIHTSSKRRQQPFLKINCSNLSPTLLESELFGYEAGSFTGALNKGKPGLLEIAGKGTVLLDEIGEMSTQLQAKLLRVLQSGEAFRVGGTKPIKINARLIASTNRDLKRMISEGTFRKDLYYRLNVATIMLPSLNERREDIAPLLQHFLYIYNKKYGMNKKFSAELIEILEEYTWPGNVRELKNIVERLLIMCIDDLLLPKHLYSKYFSFEETGVQQGDILINGIPMLAEAISAVEKTIVTRALEATKSTRKAAELIGVSQSTIMRKIKDHNISVK